One part of the Lotus japonicus ecotype B-129 chromosome 2, LjGifu_v1.2 genome encodes these proteins:
- the LOC130737536 gene encoding uncharacterized protein LOC130737536: MIGRADIEGSKSNVAMNAWLPQASYPCGNFSDTSSFKFRRSKGSIGHAFTVRIRTGNQNQTSFYPFVPHEISVLVELILGHLRYLLTDVPPQPNSPPDNVFRPDRPAKASLRSKKRGSAPPPIHGISKITLKVVVFHFRCFQLPLILHLSSHFTKSD; the protein is encoded by the coding sequence ATGATAGGAAGAGCCGACATCGAAGGATCAAAAAGCAACGTCGCTATGAACGCTTGGCTGCCACAAGCCAGTTATCCCTGTGGTAACTTTTCTGACACCTCTAGCTTCAAATTCCGAAGGTCTAAAGGATCGATAGGCCACGCTTTCACGGTTCGTATTCGTACTGGAAATCAGAATCAAACGAGCTTTTACCCTTTTGTTCCACACGAGATTTCTGTTCTCGTTGAGCTCATCTTAGGACACCTGCGTTATCTTTTAACAGATGTGCCGCCCCAGCCAAACTCCCCACCTGACAATGTCTTCCGCCCGGATCGACCAGCAAAAGCTAGCCTTAGGTCCAAAAAGAGGGGCAGCGCCCCGCCTCCGATTCAcggaataagtaaaataacgttaaaagtagtggtatttcactttcgctgtttccagctcccacttatcctacacctctcaagtcatttcacaaagtcggactag